The proteins below come from a single Cryptococcus gattii WM276 chromosome D, complete sequence genomic window:
- a CDS encoding uncharacterized protein (Similar to TIGR gene model, INSD accession AAW45810.1) encodes MDAERRSRWADAPSASSPAPPTGSSAANDTASDAAARAAAIAAKIAASLRPGVQGTELVKKEKEEGDFVKDVEINDLRNRYVLTKGSTQKQIEEETGASITTKGVWVPDRSKMPPGEVPLYLHVVATSQSILDAAIGKINDLINQELGPLIDERTLVARNRALGLPPPSGAMPNGRVKWPEQRLYIGLESLRNFNVRAKTVGPGGMFVKYIQAETGARVQIKGQGSGFMESDTGRESDEPMHINIAAPTEDQVERAKLLAEDLLEVLRGEHAKARDAHSQSAQGGVYGGYAAYGGQAAGQDPYAAYYAQTGAAATSTPGSQPGATPAAGGATPAQGSDAWAQYAAYWAAYGYDVNDPQFQAWQAQQYGQQAGQPADATAAGASAVPQAGSATPAVAP; translated from the exons ATGGACGCCGAACGACGTTCCCGATGGGCGGATGCCCCCTCCGCTTCGTCCCCTGCCCCTCCTACCGGTTCTTCCGCCGCCAATGATACCGCTTCTGATGCTGCGGCTAGAGCAGCGGCTATCGCTGCCAAAATTGCAGCATCCTTGCGACCTGGTGTACAAGGGACTGAGCttgtgaagaaggaaaaggaggaaggcgACTTTGTGAAGGATGTTGAGATCAATGATTTGAGGAATCGATATGTTTTGACGAAGGGCTCTACTCAAAAGCAG ATCGAAGAAGAAACTGGAGCTTCTATAACGACAAAAGGTGTTTGGGTCCCCGATCGATCAAAGATGCCCCCTGGAGAGGTCCCTCTTTATCTTCATGTAGTCGCCACATCCCAGTCCATTCTTGATGCCGCTATCGGCAAGATTAACGATCTTATCAACCAAGAGCTCGGTCCCCTAATTGACGAGCGAACGTTGGTAGCCAGGAATAGGGCGTTGGGATTGCCGCCTCCATCTGGCGCAATGCCTAACGGAAGGGTAAAGTGGCCGGAGCAGAGGTTGTATATTGGTCTCGAAAGTCTCAGAAACTTTAACGTCAGGGCAAAGACTGTTGGTCCCGGT GGTATGTTTGTAAAGTACATTCAGGCGGAGACGGGTGCGAGAGTGCAGATCAAGGGACAAGGATCAGGATTCATGGAAAGTGATACCGGAAGAGAATCTGACGAGCCAATGCACATCAATATTGC TGCTCCTACTGAGGACCAAGTTGAAAGAGCCAAGCTTCTTGCCGAAGATCTTCTTGAAGTTTTGCGAGGAGAGCATGCCAAAGCCCGCGATGCGCACAGCCAAAGTGCCCAGGGTGGTGTTTACGGTGGCTACGCCGCGTACGGCGGTCAAGCTGCAGGCCAAGACCCTTACGCTGCCTATTATGCT CAAACTGGTGCTGCCGCTACTAGTACACCAGGAAGTCAACCGGGAGCCACCCCAGCCGCTGGCGGCGCTACACCTGCGCAAGGCTCCGATGCATGGGCGCAGTACGCTGCTTATTGGGCGGCTTATGGCTACGATGTCAACGACCCTCAGT TCCAAGCTTGGCAAGCGCAACAATACGGTCAACAAGCTGGCCAACCGGCTGATGCGACAGCTGCTGGTGCTTCTGCAGTCCCTCAAGCAGGCAGCGCGACTCCTGCTGTTGCCCCTTAA
- a CDS encoding oligosaccharyltransferase alpha subunit, putative (Similar to TIGR gene model, INSD accession AAW45809.1) yields MLLATALLLPLALALSPPPQTYVNTAIARTVELGGATAQVTTQYNIKATADEPGEYHLALSGDGDDIPAWWEVAIGGKAVEGVRILDDRPPTVSVPLGHLKNGDTSTLSLTYVLTHMSRPLPAKIDQREAQYLLFTTNSTYVDSWYPTSVERVKYRAPHIILSHTSVPDTYTRDSTVTKAGSSLTLGPFHSLPPTLGEHKFEQQPLSVHYESKQPVVGLKILRRNAEVSHWGANLNIQDEMSLVNIGPKLKGHFSRLAHQQSRFHASTPPQIFTELSLRIPATAHSAYYYDTIGNVSTSHFRPGSTLAQKSKSSKVRTSPRSVDGLLELRPRYPLLGGWNYSFVVGYDMPLEDVLKSDQANGKNVLAVPFMTGINDVVVDDAELKIILPEGAKDVEVYTPFAVDSIEHSIHKTYLDTTGRHTIILKKARCTEDHAKTVYVVYSYPFSALMQKPVTVASVIGGLFLLAMGLRRVNYSIDKQ; encoded by the exons ATGCTGCTCGCCACCGCCCTCCTTCTGCCCCTCGCACTCGCACTCTCGCCGCCACCGCAGACATACGTCAACACAGCTATCGCACGCACAGTCGAGCTTGGAGGCGCGACAGCTCAAGTCACAACACAGTATAACATTAAGGCAACAGCAGATGAGCCGGGAGAGTATCATCTTGCCCTGAGTGGGGACGGGGATGATATCCCTGCTTGGTGGGAAGTTGCGATTGGCGGAAAGGCGGTAGAAGGTGTAAGGATTCTTGACGACAG ACCACCAACAGTCTCTGTTCCCCTCGGCCATTTGAAGAATGGAGATACCTCTACGTTGTCCCTCACCTACGTGCTCACGCATATGAGCAGGCCTCTTCCAGCCAAGATCGACCAGAGAGAGGCGCAGTACCTCCTCTTCACAACCAACTCTACGTATGTCGACAGCTGGTACCCCACCAGCGTTGAGCGTGTAAAGTACCGAGCTCCCCACATCATTCTCTCTCACACCTCTGTCCCAGACACCTATACCCGCGACTCGACCGTTACAAAGGCTGGCTCATCTCTTACTCTTGGACCCTTCcactctcttcctccaacTCTTGGTGAACACAAGTTTGAGCAACAGCCTCTTTCAGTACACTATGAGAGTAAACAACCTGTGGTTGGTCTCAAGATTCTGAGACGTAACGCAGAAGTGAGCCACTGGGGTGCTAACTTGAACATTCAAGATGAGATGTCTTTAGTGAATATTGGGCCCAA GCTCAAAGGTCACTTCTCTCGGCTTGCCCACCAGCAATCCCGATTCCACGCCTCTACGCCCCCCCAAATTTTCACCGAGCTTTCTCTCCGTATCCCTGCTACTGCCCACTCTGCGTACTACTACGACACCATCGGCAACGTTTCGACCTCTCATTTCCGCCCTGGCAGCACACTCGCCCAAAAGTCCAAGTCTTCCAAGGTCCGAACCAGCCCCAGGTCTGTGGATGGTCTTTTGGAATTGAGGCCTCGATACCCTCTGTTGGGTGGATGGAACTATAGCTTTGTGGTTGGGTACGATATGCCTCTTGAAGATGTTCTCAAGAGTGATCAGGCCAACGGGAAGAACGTCTTGGCTGTGCCGTTCATGACCGGTATCAATGATGTTGTCGTCGACGATGCCGAGTTGAAGATCATTTTGCCCGAAGGGGCCAA GGACGTCGAAGTTTACACTCCTTTTGCTGTTGACAGCATTGAGCACTCTATCCACAAGACGTATCTTGACACCACCGGCCGACACACCATTATCCTCAAAAAGGCGCGATGTACCGAAGATCACGCAAAGACTGTTTAT GTCGTATACTCTTACCCCTTCTCGGCTTTGATGCAAAAGCCCGTGACTGTGGCGTCCGTGATCGGGGGTCTCTTCTTGTTGGCTATGGGGTTGAGAAGAGTGAACTATAGTATTGACAAACAGTAG